A window of Proteiniborus ethanoligenes genomic DNA:
GCAACACAAATTTGTTCACTCCCATACGGTCGTGCAAATTTGGTGCTCATTGCGTTTGGGCTATGCTGCAATTACCCAAATCTTTGATTTGGTGTAATTGCAGTACTCAGAAACTTGTTTTCTGAGCTTCCTTGATTTTTCGATAAAAACGTTCGAAAAATTGGGTTAGGTCATAAGGAGAGTAGGACGTCGCTGGATTTTTTTATTTTTTGAAATAAAATTTTTGGAACTATATAAATAGTTTGGGTGGTATTCGGTTGAATACCGCCTTTTTAGCTATTAAACTATATTTTCCAAAATCATAAAACTAAGTTTTATAATACAAACAGATATAGGTGAAAAAACTTAAACAAATATGATACTATATAATTATAATATAGAAACATTTTTTCATTGCAGGGAGGGATAATGTGTATAGCCTACAAGGTTTAGAAGAATATTGTATAAGATGTAACAAATGTCCCTTGCATAAAACTAGAACAAATGTAGTTTTTGGAGATGGAGATCCAAATTCTATGATTATGTTTATAGGAGAAGGGCCAGGGTACAATGAAGATAAGCAAGGAAAACCATTTGTAGGGGCAGCGGGACAGCTTTTTGATAAAATGCTTAAGGCAATAGAATTTAAAAGAGAAGAGGTTTATATAGCTAATATAGTAAAATGTAGACCACCGAATAACAGAAATCCTTTAGCAGAAGAAGTTAGAAGCTGTATAGACTACTTAAGATGGCAGGTAAAACTAGTTAATCCTAAAATAATAGTATGCTTAGGTGCAGTTTCTGCTCAAAATATCATAAATAAAGATTTTAAAATTACAAAGGATAGGGGTATATGGGTAAAAAAGGGTAATTTTTATATTATGCCAACCTTCCATCCTGCTGCCTTATTAAGAGATGAGAGTAAAAAAAGACCTGCTTGGGAAGACTTTAAGAACATAAAGGTAAAATATGAAGAATTGATTAGTTGAATTGAC
This region includes:
- a CDS encoding uracil-DNA glycosylase → MYSLQGLEEYCIRCNKCPLHKTRTNVVFGDGDPNSMIMFIGEGPGYNEDKQGKPFVGAAGQLFDKMLKAIEFKREEVYIANIVKCRPPNNRNPLAEEVRSCIDYLRWQVKLVNPKIIVCLGAVSAQNIINKDFKITKDRGIWVKKGNFYIMPTFHPAALLRDESKKRPAWEDFKNIKVKYEELIS